Proteins encoded by one window of Lathyrus oleraceus cultivar Zhongwan6 chromosome 1, CAAS_Psat_ZW6_1.0, whole genome shotgun sequence:
- the LOC127097196 gene encoding pectinesterase inhibitor 2-like — MIRFAILVVLFLFCFTPSYATKGVDVEAICMKSKIPSFCVTLLKSKPGGVGEDLSSLAKYTIDVLRTDVSNTIDLLTKLIAKSDGDPMKQNKYKNCLSLFGSEDGALSEVEEALQMLKNLDYNGVNVHMSVVMTNTDECLTGNSEDSSDQDTPELSKNVGVVDQVAQIILIMSNMLRN, encoded by the coding sequence ATGATTCGTTTTGCAATCCTAgttgttttgtttcttttttgTTTTACACCATCCTATGCAACCAAAGGTGTGGATGTAGAAGCTATTTGCATGAAATCAAAAATTCCTTCTTTTTGTGTAACTCTTCTCAAATCAAAGCCCGGTGGTGTAGGTGAAGACCTTAGTAGTCTAGCAAAATACACCATTGACGTACTTCGTACAGATGTGTCGAATACAATTGATCTACTCACAAAATTAATTGCGAAAAGTGATGGTGACCCCATGAAGCAAAACAAATACAAGAATTGTTTGTCTCTTTTTGGATCGGAGGACGGGGCTCTAAGTGAAGTTGAAGAGGCTCTACAAATGTTGAAGAATTTGGATTATAATGGTGTGAATGTACATATGAGTGTTGTCATGACAAATACTGATGAATGTCTTACAGGAAATTCAGAAGATTCATCGGATCAAGATACCCCTGAGCTTTCGAAAAATGTCGGTGTTGTCGACCAAGTTGCTCAAATTATCCTTATTATGTCAAATATGCTTAGAAATTAG